CCACGGGGACGCACCGAAATCCACCGGTTCCGGCCATCACATGATCGGCGGCTTCCCATGCCCGGGACGGTCATTACCCGGGAGTACAAGGGCCGAACGATCTCCGTGATGGTCCTGGATGAGGGCTTCGAGTTCGAGGGGGAGGTTTATCGGTCTCTGTCGGCGGTGGCGAGGAAGATCACCGGCACCCAGTGGAATGGCTATCTCTTCTTTGATCTTGCCAAGAGGGGGAACGGGAAATGACCGTTCGGAATGGACGCAAGA
The DNA window shown above is from Candidatus Eisenbacteria bacterium and carries:
- a CDS encoding DUF2924 domain-containing protein produces the protein MKPNIAREIERLSNMTVAELREKYAEVFGEETRSRHKDFLRKRIAWRLQANEEGGLSERALRRARELANEADLRLIAPRGRTEIHRFRPSHDRRLPMPGTVITREYKGRTISVMVLDEGFEFEGEVYRSLSAVARKITGTQWNGYLFFDLAKRGNGK